The following are from one region of the Serinus canaria isolate serCan28SL12 chromosome 8, serCan2020, whole genome shotgun sequence genome:
- the NASP gene encoding nuclear autoantigenic sperm protein isoform X2, translated as MDVDGESKKLLGLGQKHLVMGNIPAAVNAFQEAASLLGKKYGETADECAEAFFYYGKSLLELARMENGVLGNALEGVQVEEEGEKAEDDSALPAADEETREELREQVYNAMGEKEEAKKSTEESTVLSEKEVKEEDVEMNEIKEEPKEAAADKNAKPKEAEEKTEISVGKEETSEEQKKQVPVKEEAAVEEKEVEKEQKTMPEDKVEKAAEEKETMIEVSDKEAKAAGEEAEAEVAVEEKGETGEQAAEATEKEPAVEKGEAIEGQAVEEKAEAQAAAAVEQKETAEGDAEVAEQKKAEEKHESVETVTEEKPGESKETESSKEPVPTEGKEPPNDMKEKAEVAAKVEKEEKKGDLMEEGEGAKVEKEEKDDLMEEGEETEESEEEDKENDKADDDKENELTVEDKESEEDEIGNLELAWDMLELAKVIYKRQETKEAQLHAAQAHLKLGEVSIESENYTQAIEEFQACLALQQKYLEAHDRLLAESHYQLALAYHYNSDFDEAVLQFGKSMEVIDKRLAILTERIKKSDTGSPEDEKEIEELKGLLPEIKEKIEDSKESQKSAKVAELGLKATLVGTTSGFAQSEDSGSVSTIPVRKGADGASQCVTDISHLVRKKRKPEEETHQGDNEAKKSKPEPAVNGGGGDAVPRGNEVAEKMEEETEKRPQAESGAAVESTV; from the exons ATGGATGTGGATGGAGAATCAAAGAAGCTATTGGGTTTGGGACAGAAGCACTTGGTAATGGGAAATATTCCAGCTGCTGTGAATGCATTCCAGGAAGCTGCAAGCTTACT gGGTAAAAAGTACGGTGAGACGGCGGATGAGTGTGcagaagcttttttttattatggaaAATCTCTCCTGGAGTTGGCAAG AATGGAAAATGGTGTGCTGGGAAATGCCTTAGAAGGGGTGCaggtggaagaggaaggagaaaaagcagaagatgactctgcactgccagctgctgatG AAGAAACAAGGGAGGAGTTGAGAGAACAGGTTTATAACGCcatgggggaaaaggaagaggccAAAAAGTCCACTGAAGAGTCTACAGTACTCTCTGAGAAGGAAGTCAAAGAAGAGGATGTTGAAATGAATGAGATTAAAGAAGAACCcaaagaagcagctgctgacaaGAATGCAAAGCCTAAAGAGGCTGAAGAGAAGACTGAGATTTCCgtgggaaaagaagaaacttcagaagagcagaagaaGCAGGTGCCTGTGAAAGAGGAGGCAGCTGTGGAAGAGAAGGAGGTAGAAAAAGAGCAGAAGACGATGCCTGAGGACAAGGTAGAGAAGGcagctgaggagaaggagaCAATGATAGAAGTGTCAGACAAGGAGGCAaaggcagctggggaagaggctgAAGCAGAAGTGGCTgtggaagaaaagggagagacAGGAGAACAGGCAGCAGAAGCAACAGAAAAAGAGCCAGCTGTGGAGAAGGGAGAGGCTATTGAAGGGCAGGCTgtggaagaaaaggcagaagcacaggcagcagctgctgtggaacagaaagaaactgcagaagGGGATGCAGAGGTGGCTGAACAGaagaaggcagaagagaaacatGAGTCAGTAGAGACAGTTACAGAAGAGAAACCAGGTGAATCTAAAGAGACAGAGTCCTCAAAGGAACCTGTGCCCACAGAGGGCAAAGAGCCACCTAATgacatgaaagaaaaggctgaagtTGCTGCTAAGgtagagaaagaggaaaagaaaggtgaCCTGATGGAAGAGGGTGAAGGTGCTAAggtagaaaaagaagagaaagatgaCCTGATGGAAGAGGGAGAAG AAACAGAAGAATCTGAAGAGGAAGATAAAGAAAATGATAAAGCTGATGATGATAAAGAGAATGAATTGACTGTGGAAGACAAG GAAAGTGAGGAGGATGAAATTGGCAATCTTGAGCTAGCCTGGGACATGCTGGAGTTAGCAAAAGTAATTTACAAAAG acaagaaacaaaagaagCTCAGCTCCATGCAGCTCAAGCTCATCTGAAGTTAGGAGAAGTTAGCATTGAATCTG AAAACTACACACAGGCAATAGAGGAGTTCCAGgcctgcctggccctgcagcagaaGTACCTGGAGGCTCACGACCGGCTGCTGGCCGAGAGCCACTATCAGCTCGCCCTGGCCTACCACTACAACAGCGACTTCGACgaggctgtgctgcagttcGGGAAGTCCATGGAGGTCATAGACAAGAGACTTG CAATACTGACTGAGCGAATAAAGAAGTCAGACACTGGGTCCCCCGAGGACGAGAAGGAGATAGAAGAACTGAAGGGACTGCTTCCTGAAATTAAAGAGAAGATAGAAGATTCAAAGGAGTCACAGAAGAGTGCAAAAGTAGCTGAGCTAGGACTGAAAGCAACTCTG GTTGGAACTACATCTGGCTTTGCACAAAGTGAAGACAGTGGTTCTGTATCCACA ATTCCAGTAAGGAAAGGAGCTGATGGTGCATCTCAGTGTGTAACAGACATCTCTCATCTAGTCCGGAAAAAA AGGAAACCAGAGGAGGAGACTCATCAGGGAGACAACGAAGCCAAGAAATCTAAACCAGAACCAGCTGTCAATGGTGGTGGTGGGGATGCTGTCCCCCGTGGGAATGAGGTtgcagaaaaaatggaagaggag ACAGAGAAAAGGCCACAAGCAGAATCAGGGGCTGCAGTTGAAAGCACAGTATGA
- the NASP gene encoding nuclear autoantigenic sperm protein isoform X1 → MQSSAIAAPPCVEPAPVSQSRMEEELAAPSTSTDKTDSMDVDGESKKLLGLGQKHLVMGNIPAAVNAFQEAASLLGKKYGETADECAEAFFYYGKSLLELARMENGVLGNALEGVQVEEEGEKAEDDSALPAADEETREELREQVYNAMGEKEEAKKSTEESTVLSEKEVKEEDVEMNEIKEEPKEAAADKNAKPKEAEEKTEISVGKEETSEEQKKQVPVKEEAAVEEKEVEKEQKTMPEDKVEKAAEEKETMIEVSDKEAKAAGEEAEAEVAVEEKGETGEQAAEATEKEPAVEKGEAIEGQAVEEKAEAQAAAAVEQKETAEGDAEVAEQKKAEEKHESVETVTEEKPGESKETESSKEPVPTEGKEPPNDMKEKAEVAAKVEKEEKKGDLMEEGEGAKVEKEEKDDLMEEGEETEESEEEDKENDKADDDKENELTVEDKESEEDEIGNLELAWDMLELAKVIYKRQETKEAQLHAAQAHLKLGEVSIESENYTQAIEEFQACLALQQKYLEAHDRLLAESHYQLALAYHYNSDFDEAVLQFGKSMEVIDKRLAILTERIKKSDTGSPEDEKEIEELKGLLPEIKEKIEDSKESQKSAKVAELGLKATLVGTTSGFAQSEDSGSVSTIPVRKGADGASQCVTDISHLVRKKRKPEEETHQGDNEAKKSKPEPAVNGGGGDAVPRGNEVAEKMEEETEKRPQAESGAAVESTV, encoded by the exons ATGCAATCCTCGGCCATCGCCGCTCCCCCCTGCGTTGAGCCCGCGCCGGTCTCACAGTCTAG gaTGGAAGAGGAACTGGCAGCTCCTTCCACATCCACAGACAAGACAGACAG TATGGATGTGGATGGAGAATCAAAGAAGCTATTGGGTTTGGGACAGAAGCACTTGGTAATGGGAAATATTCCAGCTGCTGTGAATGCATTCCAGGAAGCTGCAAGCTTACT gGGTAAAAAGTACGGTGAGACGGCGGATGAGTGTGcagaagcttttttttattatggaaAATCTCTCCTGGAGTTGGCAAG AATGGAAAATGGTGTGCTGGGAAATGCCTTAGAAGGGGTGCaggtggaagaggaaggagaaaaagcagaagatgactctgcactgccagctgctgatG AAGAAACAAGGGAGGAGTTGAGAGAACAGGTTTATAACGCcatgggggaaaaggaagaggccAAAAAGTCCACTGAAGAGTCTACAGTACTCTCTGAGAAGGAAGTCAAAGAAGAGGATGTTGAAATGAATGAGATTAAAGAAGAACCcaaagaagcagctgctgacaaGAATGCAAAGCCTAAAGAGGCTGAAGAGAAGACTGAGATTTCCgtgggaaaagaagaaacttcagaagagcagaagaaGCAGGTGCCTGTGAAAGAGGAGGCAGCTGTGGAAGAGAAGGAGGTAGAAAAAGAGCAGAAGACGATGCCTGAGGACAAGGTAGAGAAGGcagctgaggagaaggagaCAATGATAGAAGTGTCAGACAAGGAGGCAaaggcagctggggaagaggctgAAGCAGAAGTGGCTgtggaagaaaagggagagacAGGAGAACAGGCAGCAGAAGCAACAGAAAAAGAGCCAGCTGTGGAGAAGGGAGAGGCTATTGAAGGGCAGGCTgtggaagaaaaggcagaagcacaggcagcagctgctgtggaacagaaagaaactgcagaagGGGATGCAGAGGTGGCTGAACAGaagaaggcagaagagaaacatGAGTCAGTAGAGACAGTTACAGAAGAGAAACCAGGTGAATCTAAAGAGACAGAGTCCTCAAAGGAACCTGTGCCCACAGAGGGCAAAGAGCCACCTAATgacatgaaagaaaaggctgaagtTGCTGCTAAGgtagagaaagaggaaaagaaaggtgaCCTGATGGAAGAGGGTGAAGGTGCTAAggtagaaaaagaagagaaagatgaCCTGATGGAAGAGGGAGAAG AAACAGAAGAATCTGAAGAGGAAGATAAAGAAAATGATAAAGCTGATGATGATAAAGAGAATGAATTGACTGTGGAAGACAAG GAAAGTGAGGAGGATGAAATTGGCAATCTTGAGCTAGCCTGGGACATGCTGGAGTTAGCAAAAGTAATTTACAAAAG acaagaaacaaaagaagCTCAGCTCCATGCAGCTCAAGCTCATCTGAAGTTAGGAGAAGTTAGCATTGAATCTG AAAACTACACACAGGCAATAGAGGAGTTCCAGgcctgcctggccctgcagcagaaGTACCTGGAGGCTCACGACCGGCTGCTGGCCGAGAGCCACTATCAGCTCGCCCTGGCCTACCACTACAACAGCGACTTCGACgaggctgtgctgcagttcGGGAAGTCCATGGAGGTCATAGACAAGAGACTTG CAATACTGACTGAGCGAATAAAGAAGTCAGACACTGGGTCCCCCGAGGACGAGAAGGAGATAGAAGAACTGAAGGGACTGCTTCCTGAAATTAAAGAGAAGATAGAAGATTCAAAGGAGTCACAGAAGAGTGCAAAAGTAGCTGAGCTAGGACTGAAAGCAACTCTG GTTGGAACTACATCTGGCTTTGCACAAAGTGAAGACAGTGGTTCTGTATCCACA ATTCCAGTAAGGAAAGGAGCTGATGGTGCATCTCAGTGTGTAACAGACATCTCTCATCTAGTCCGGAAAAAA AGGAAACCAGAGGAGGAGACTCATCAGGGAGACAACGAAGCCAAGAAATCTAAACCAGAACCAGCTGTCAATGGTGGTGGTGGGGATGCTGTCCCCCGTGGGAATGAGGTtgcagaaaaaatggaagaggag ACAGAGAAAAGGCCACAAGCAGAATCAGGGGCTGCAGTTGAAAGCACAGTATGA
- the AKR1A1 gene encoding aldo-keto reductase family 1 member A1 isoform X2 codes for MPATCDFVTLHTGQKMPLVGLGTWKSDRGQVKEAVKHALSVGYRHIDCAAAYSNEAEIGEAFQECVGPSKVIKREDLFVTSKLWNTKHHPEDVEPALRKTLGDMKLDYLDLYLMHWPHAFERGDNLFPKNPDNTMRYDYIDYKETWKAMEKLVEKGLVKAIGLSNFNSRQIDDVLSVATVKPAVLQVECHPYLAQNELIAHCQKRGLVVTAYSPLGSPDRMWKHPDEPVLLEEPGVKKIAEKYSKSPAQIILRWQVQRKVVVIPKSVTPARIQQNLQVFDFSLTAEEMSYIGNLNKNWRYIVPMITVDGKLVARDAGHPHYPFNDPY; via the exons GTGAAGGAGGCAGTGAAACACGCCCTCAGCGTGGGCTATCGCCACATCGACTGCGCAGCCGCCTACAGCAACGAAGCCGAGATTGGGGAGGCCTTCCAGGAGTGTGTTGGGCCCAGCAAG GTTATTAAAAGGGAGGACCTGTTTGTAACATCAAAGCTCTGGAATACCAAGCACCACCCAGAAGATGTAGAGCCAGCACTGAGGAAAACACTTGGAGATATGAAACTGGATTACCTGGACCTGTACCTCATGCACTGGCCTCATGCCTTTGA ACGAGGGGACAATCTCTTCCCAAAGAATCCTGATAACACAATGCGTTATGACTACATTGATTATAAGGAAACCTGGAAGGCTATGGAGAAACTGGTGGAGAAAGGTCTTGTGAAAGCAATTGGGCTGTCAAACTTCAACAGTCGGCAGATTGATGACGTACTAAGTGTGGCTACTGTGaagccagctgtgctccag GTGGAATGCCATCCTTACCTAGCTCAGAATGAGCTGATTGCTCACTGCCAGAAACGAGGACTGGTGGTCACTGCCTACAGTCCCCTTGGCTCTCCGGATCGCATGTGGAAACACCCGGATGAGCCAGTGCTGCTAGAGGAACCTGGGGtcaaaaaaattgctgaaaaatacagcaagtCACCTGCACAGATCATTCTCAG ATGGCAAGTGCAGCGTAAAGTGGTTGTCATTCCCAAGAGTGTCACTCCTGCTCGCATTCAGCAGAATCTGCAG GTGTTTGACTTCAGCCTCACAGCAGAGGAGATGAGCTACATTGGAAACCTGAATAAAAACTGGCGTTACATAGTGCCAATGATTACG GTGGATGGAAAGCTAGTAGCCAGAGATGCTGGACACCCCCACTACCCCTTCAATGACCCCTATTAA